The Syngnathus typhle isolate RoL2023-S1 ecotype Sweden linkage group LG3, RoL_Styp_1.0, whole genome shotgun sequence genome window below encodes:
- the LOC133150995 gene encoding myotubularin-related protein 7-like isoform X4: MEHIRTPKVENVRLLDRSKGQRKASVGTLYLSATHSMFIENHPETRKETWVLHSMVSSVERLPTTPTGSQLILRCKDFRIFQLLLQQEKDCLDVHTSLLRLSRPEKYSELYCLSFNPNINKEERQESWSFIDLMADYKRMGVPNNLWVASAANSEYRVCETYPSELFIPKSASPTVILGSSKFRSRGRFPALSYFHQDTLAAVCRCSQPLSGFSGRCQEDEAMLQAVMKSNPGSAYIYVVDTRPKLNAMANRAAGKGYENEDHYTNIKLHFIGIENIHVMRNSQQKIIDVGEMRSPSMTDFLWGLENSGWLKHIKAIIDAGVFIARAVADEGVSVLVHCSDGWDRTAQACSVASVLLDPFYRTIKGMMVLIERDWVSFGHKFSHRYAHLDGDPKEVSPVIDQFLECVWQLSEQFPCAFEFNECFLIAIHTHVYSCHYGTFLGNCQKERKDMRLHERSHSVWPQLWKDRADFTNPLYKAELSQCQGVLRPNTTPYCFKMWKGLYNHTERSSPPCQSPADFLSAMREESLQLEEELTNHQEAEDICANREANNLGESSG; encoded by the exons ATGGAGCACATCCGGACGCCCAAG GTGGAAAATGTGCGTCTCTTGGACCGGTCGAAGGGCCAGAGAAAGGCCAGCGTTGGGACCCTCTACCTTTCAGCTACACATTCAATGTTTATTGAGAACCACCCAGAGACTCGCAAGGAGACATGG GTCTTACACAGTATGGTAAGCAGTGTAGAGAGATTGCCCACCACACCCACTGGTAGCCAGCTGATCTTGCGTTGTAAAGATTTCAGGATCTTccagcttctcctccaacaGGAGAAAGATTGCCTTGATGTCCACACCTCATTATTGAGGTTGTCAAGACCag AAAAGTACAGTGAGCTGTACTGTCTGTCCTTCAATCCTAATATTaacaaggaggagaggcaaGAGTCATGGAGCTTCATAGACCTCATGGCTGACTACAAAAGAATGGGGGTTCCAAATAACCTCTGGGTCGCATCAGCAGCCAACAGCGAATACAGG GTATGTGAAACATATCCATCCGAGCTATTTATTCCAAAGTCAGCCTCCCCTACCGTCATTTTGGGCAGCTCAAAGTTCAGGAGCCGGGGACGATTTCCTGCTCTGTCGTACTTTCACCAGGACACACTG GCTGCTGTGTGCAGGTGTAGTCAGCCACTGTCAGGCTTCAGTGGACGTTGTCAGGAGGATGAGGCCATGCTGCAGGCTGTGATGAAATCCAACCCCGGAAGTGCCTATATTTATGTGGTAGATACAAGGCCCAAG CTGAATGCTATGGCAAACAGAGCTGCTGGTAAAGGCTATGAGAATGAGGACCATTATACCAACATCAAGCTGCACTTCATTGGCATAGAAAACATTCATGTGATGAGGAACAGCCAACAGAAAATTATCGACG TGGGTGAAATGCGATCTCCATCAATGACTGACTTCCTTTGGGGTCTGGAAAACTCTGGTTGGCTGAAACACATTAAAGCTATCATAGATGCTGGAGTCTTCATTGCCAGG GCAGTGGCTGATGAAGGAGTCAGTGTGTTGGTCCACTGTTCGGATGGTTGGGATCGGACAGCTCAAGCCTGTTCGGTAGCCAGCGTACTGTTGGACCCATTTTATCGAACTATCAAAGGAATGATG GTGCTGATAGAAAGAGACTGGGTTTCATTTGGTCACAAGTTTTCTCACAG GTATGCCCACTTGGATGGCGATCCTAAAGAAGTGTCCCCGGTTATTGATCAGTTCTTGGAATGTGTGTGGCAGCTGTCTGAACAGTTTCCATGTGCCTTTGAGTTCAACGAGTGCTTCCTTATTGcgatacacacacacgtctacTCCTGCCATTACGGGACATTCCTGGGCAACTGTCAAAAGGAACGCAAGGATATGAG GCTTCATGAACGGAGTCATTCGGTGTGGCCCCAGCTATGGAAGGACAGAGCAGACTTTACCAATCCACTGTACAAGGCTGAACTGAGTCAATGTCAGGGTGTCCTGAGACCTAACACCACCCCCTACTGTTTTAA AATGTGGAAGGGACTTTACAACCATACGGAGCGGTCATCGCCTCCTTGCCAATCACCTGCAGACTTCCTGTCTGCTATGAGGGAGGAGTCCCTGCAGCTGGAAGAGGAATTGACCAATCACCAGGAG GCAGAGGATATCTGTGCTAACAGAGAAGCCAATAACCTTGGAGAAAGTAGTGGTTAA
- the LOC133150995 gene encoding myotubularin-related protein 7-like isoform X2: MEHIRTPKVLHSMVSSVERLPTTPTGSQLILRCKDFRIFQLLLQQEKDCLDVHTSLLRLSRPEKYSELYCLSFNPNINKEERQESWSFIDLMADYKRMGVPNNLWVASAANSEYRVCETYPSELFIPKSASPTVILGSSKFRSRGRFPALSYFHQDTLAAVCRCSQPLSGFSGRCQEDEAMLQAVMKSNPGSAYIYVVDTRPKLNAMANRAAGKGYENEDHYTNIKLHFIGIENIHVMRNSQQKIIDVGEMRSPSMTDFLWGLENSGWLKHIKAIIDAGVFIARAVADEGVSVLVHCSDGWDRTAQACSVASVLLDPFYRTIKGMMVLIERDWVSFGHKFSHRYAHLDGDPKEVSPVIDQFLECVWQLSEQFPCAFEFNECFLIAIHTHVYSCHYGTFLGNCQKERKDMRLHERSHSVWPQLWKDRADFTNPLYKAELSQCQGVLRPNTTPYCFKMWKGLYNHTERSSPPCQSPADFLSAMREESLQLEEELTNHQERISVLTEKPITLEKVVVKRRTRHIQQRHCGPDPPTTYAIPITSPAQDHKTFGPADQNTKVKPPTLILPLGQSVLVKHLNADDISSDLESGVADLSSRSSSGGEEGKDPETDKVAFTTA; the protein is encoded by the exons ATGGAGCACATCCGGACGCCCAAG GTCTTACACAGTATGGTAAGCAGTGTAGAGAGATTGCCCACCACACCCACTGGTAGCCAGCTGATCTTGCGTTGTAAAGATTTCAGGATCTTccagcttctcctccaacaGGAGAAAGATTGCCTTGATGTCCACACCTCATTATTGAGGTTGTCAAGACCag AAAAGTACAGTGAGCTGTACTGTCTGTCCTTCAATCCTAATATTaacaaggaggagaggcaaGAGTCATGGAGCTTCATAGACCTCATGGCTGACTACAAAAGAATGGGGGTTCCAAATAACCTCTGGGTCGCATCAGCAGCCAACAGCGAATACAGG GTATGTGAAACATATCCATCCGAGCTATTTATTCCAAAGTCAGCCTCCCCTACCGTCATTTTGGGCAGCTCAAAGTTCAGGAGCCGGGGACGATTTCCTGCTCTGTCGTACTTTCACCAGGACACACTG GCTGCTGTGTGCAGGTGTAGTCAGCCACTGTCAGGCTTCAGTGGACGTTGTCAGGAGGATGAGGCCATGCTGCAGGCTGTGATGAAATCCAACCCCGGAAGTGCCTATATTTATGTGGTAGATACAAGGCCCAAG CTGAATGCTATGGCAAACAGAGCTGCTGGTAAAGGCTATGAGAATGAGGACCATTATACCAACATCAAGCTGCACTTCATTGGCATAGAAAACATTCATGTGATGAGGAACAGCCAACAGAAAATTATCGACG TGGGTGAAATGCGATCTCCATCAATGACTGACTTCCTTTGGGGTCTGGAAAACTCTGGTTGGCTGAAACACATTAAAGCTATCATAGATGCTGGAGTCTTCATTGCCAGG GCAGTGGCTGATGAAGGAGTCAGTGTGTTGGTCCACTGTTCGGATGGTTGGGATCGGACAGCTCAAGCCTGTTCGGTAGCCAGCGTACTGTTGGACCCATTTTATCGAACTATCAAAGGAATGATG GTGCTGATAGAAAGAGACTGGGTTTCATTTGGTCACAAGTTTTCTCACAG GTATGCCCACTTGGATGGCGATCCTAAAGAAGTGTCCCCGGTTATTGATCAGTTCTTGGAATGTGTGTGGCAGCTGTCTGAACAGTTTCCATGTGCCTTTGAGTTCAACGAGTGCTTCCTTATTGcgatacacacacacgtctacTCCTGCCATTACGGGACATTCCTGGGCAACTGTCAAAAGGAACGCAAGGATATGAG GCTTCATGAACGGAGTCATTCGGTGTGGCCCCAGCTATGGAAGGACAGAGCAGACTTTACCAATCCACTGTACAAGGCTGAACTGAGTCAATGTCAGGGTGTCCTGAGACCTAACACCACCCCCTACTGTTTTAA AATGTGGAAGGGACTTTACAACCATACGGAGCGGTCATCGCCTCCTTGCCAATCACCTGCAGACTTCCTGTCTGCTATGAGGGAGGAGTCCCTGCAGCTGGAAGAGGAATTGACCAATCACCAGGAG AGGATATCTGTGCTAACAGAGAAGCCAATAACCTTGGAGAAAGTAGTGGTTAAAAGGAGGACTCGGCACATTCAACAGAGACACTGTGGGCCGGACCCACCCACCACATACGCAATCCCAATCACCAGCCCCGCACAGGACCACAAGACCTTTGGACCAGCCGATCAAAACACCAAGGTGAAACCCCCCACTCTCATCCTGCCCCTAGGCCAGTCCGTCCTGGTCAAACATCTCAACGCGGACGACATCTCCAGCGACCTGGAATCAGGTGTGGCCGACCTCAGCAGTCGGTCTTCCAGTGGTGGGGAGGAGGGCAAGGACCCTGAGACGGACAAGGTAGCCTTCACTACAGCCTGA
- the LOC133150995 gene encoding myotubularin-related protein 7-like isoform X3 has protein sequence MEHIRTPKVENVRLLDRSKGQRKASVGTLYLSATHSMFIENHPETRKETWVLHSMVSSVERLPTTPTGSQLILRCKDFRIFQLLLQQEKDCLDVHTSLLRLSRPEKYSELYCLSFNPNINKEERQESWSFIDLMADYKRMGVPNNLWVASAANSEYRVCETYPSELFIPKSASPTVILGSSKFRSRGRFPALSYFHQDTLAAVCRCSQPLSGFSGRCQEDEAMLQAVMKSNPGSAYIYVVDTRPKLNAMANRAAGKGYENEDHYTNIKLHFIGIENIHVMRNSQQKIIDVGEMRSPSMTDFLWGLENSGWLKHIKAIIDAGVFIARAVADEGVSVLVHCSDGWDRTAQACSVASVLLDPFYRTIKGMMVLIERDWVSFGHKFSHRYAHLDGDPKEVSPVIDQFLECVWQLSEQFPCAFEFNECFLIAIHTHVYSCHYGTFLGNCQKERKDMRLHERSHSVWPQLWKDRADFTNPLYKAELSQCQGVLRPNTTPYCFKMWKGLYNHTERSSPPCQSPADFLSAMREESLQLEEELTNHQEVAPGGNVHHHPGSRQEDICANREANNLGESSG, from the exons ATGGAGCACATCCGGACGCCCAAG GTGGAAAATGTGCGTCTCTTGGACCGGTCGAAGGGCCAGAGAAAGGCCAGCGTTGGGACCCTCTACCTTTCAGCTACACATTCAATGTTTATTGAGAACCACCCAGAGACTCGCAAGGAGACATGG GTCTTACACAGTATGGTAAGCAGTGTAGAGAGATTGCCCACCACACCCACTGGTAGCCAGCTGATCTTGCGTTGTAAAGATTTCAGGATCTTccagcttctcctccaacaGGAGAAAGATTGCCTTGATGTCCACACCTCATTATTGAGGTTGTCAAGACCag AAAAGTACAGTGAGCTGTACTGTCTGTCCTTCAATCCTAATATTaacaaggaggagaggcaaGAGTCATGGAGCTTCATAGACCTCATGGCTGACTACAAAAGAATGGGGGTTCCAAATAACCTCTGGGTCGCATCAGCAGCCAACAGCGAATACAGG GTATGTGAAACATATCCATCCGAGCTATTTATTCCAAAGTCAGCCTCCCCTACCGTCATTTTGGGCAGCTCAAAGTTCAGGAGCCGGGGACGATTTCCTGCTCTGTCGTACTTTCACCAGGACACACTG GCTGCTGTGTGCAGGTGTAGTCAGCCACTGTCAGGCTTCAGTGGACGTTGTCAGGAGGATGAGGCCATGCTGCAGGCTGTGATGAAATCCAACCCCGGAAGTGCCTATATTTATGTGGTAGATACAAGGCCCAAG CTGAATGCTATGGCAAACAGAGCTGCTGGTAAAGGCTATGAGAATGAGGACCATTATACCAACATCAAGCTGCACTTCATTGGCATAGAAAACATTCATGTGATGAGGAACAGCCAACAGAAAATTATCGACG TGGGTGAAATGCGATCTCCATCAATGACTGACTTCCTTTGGGGTCTGGAAAACTCTGGTTGGCTGAAACACATTAAAGCTATCATAGATGCTGGAGTCTTCATTGCCAGG GCAGTGGCTGATGAAGGAGTCAGTGTGTTGGTCCACTGTTCGGATGGTTGGGATCGGACAGCTCAAGCCTGTTCGGTAGCCAGCGTACTGTTGGACCCATTTTATCGAACTATCAAAGGAATGATG GTGCTGATAGAAAGAGACTGGGTTTCATTTGGTCACAAGTTTTCTCACAG GTATGCCCACTTGGATGGCGATCCTAAAGAAGTGTCCCCGGTTATTGATCAGTTCTTGGAATGTGTGTGGCAGCTGTCTGAACAGTTTCCATGTGCCTTTGAGTTCAACGAGTGCTTCCTTATTGcgatacacacacacgtctacTCCTGCCATTACGGGACATTCCTGGGCAACTGTCAAAAGGAACGCAAGGATATGAG GCTTCATGAACGGAGTCATTCGGTGTGGCCCCAGCTATGGAAGGACAGAGCAGACTTTACCAATCCACTGTACAAGGCTGAACTGAGTCAATGTCAGGGTGTCCTGAGACCTAACACCACCCCCTACTGTTTTAA AATGTGGAAGGGACTTTACAACCATACGGAGCGGTCATCGCCTCCTTGCCAATCACCTGCAGACTTCCTGTCTGCTATGAGGGAGGAGTCCCTGCAGCTGGAAGAGGAATTGACCAATCACCAGGAGGTAGCACCAGGAGGAAACGTTCATCACCACCCGGGCTCCAGACAAG AGGATATCTGTGCTAACAGAGAAGCCAATAACCTTGGAGAAAGTAGTGGTTAA
- the LOC133150995 gene encoding myotubularin-related protein 7-like isoform X1 yields the protein MEHIRTPKVENVRLLDRSKGQRKASVGTLYLSATHSMFIENHPETRKETWVLHSMVSSVERLPTTPTGSQLILRCKDFRIFQLLLQQEKDCLDVHTSLLRLSRPEKYSELYCLSFNPNINKEERQESWSFIDLMADYKRMGVPNNLWVASAANSEYRVCETYPSELFIPKSASPTVILGSSKFRSRGRFPALSYFHQDTLAAVCRCSQPLSGFSGRCQEDEAMLQAVMKSNPGSAYIYVVDTRPKLNAMANRAAGKGYENEDHYTNIKLHFIGIENIHVMRNSQQKIIDVGEMRSPSMTDFLWGLENSGWLKHIKAIIDAGVFIARAVADEGVSVLVHCSDGWDRTAQACSVASVLLDPFYRTIKGMMVLIERDWVSFGHKFSHRYAHLDGDPKEVSPVIDQFLECVWQLSEQFPCAFEFNECFLIAIHTHVYSCHYGTFLGNCQKERKDMRLHERSHSVWPQLWKDRADFTNPLYKAELSQCQGVLRPNTTPYCFKMWKGLYNHTERSSPPCQSPADFLSAMREESLQLEEELTNHQERISVLTEKPITLEKVVVKRRTRHIQQRHCGPDPPTTYAIPITSPAQDHKTFGPADQNTKVKPPTLILPLGQSVLVKHLNADDISSDLESGVADLSSRSSSGGEEGKDPETDKVAFTTA from the exons ATGGAGCACATCCGGACGCCCAAG GTGGAAAATGTGCGTCTCTTGGACCGGTCGAAGGGCCAGAGAAAGGCCAGCGTTGGGACCCTCTACCTTTCAGCTACACATTCAATGTTTATTGAGAACCACCCAGAGACTCGCAAGGAGACATGG GTCTTACACAGTATGGTAAGCAGTGTAGAGAGATTGCCCACCACACCCACTGGTAGCCAGCTGATCTTGCGTTGTAAAGATTTCAGGATCTTccagcttctcctccaacaGGAGAAAGATTGCCTTGATGTCCACACCTCATTATTGAGGTTGTCAAGACCag AAAAGTACAGTGAGCTGTACTGTCTGTCCTTCAATCCTAATATTaacaaggaggagaggcaaGAGTCATGGAGCTTCATAGACCTCATGGCTGACTACAAAAGAATGGGGGTTCCAAATAACCTCTGGGTCGCATCAGCAGCCAACAGCGAATACAGG GTATGTGAAACATATCCATCCGAGCTATTTATTCCAAAGTCAGCCTCCCCTACCGTCATTTTGGGCAGCTCAAAGTTCAGGAGCCGGGGACGATTTCCTGCTCTGTCGTACTTTCACCAGGACACACTG GCTGCTGTGTGCAGGTGTAGTCAGCCACTGTCAGGCTTCAGTGGACGTTGTCAGGAGGATGAGGCCATGCTGCAGGCTGTGATGAAATCCAACCCCGGAAGTGCCTATATTTATGTGGTAGATACAAGGCCCAAG CTGAATGCTATGGCAAACAGAGCTGCTGGTAAAGGCTATGAGAATGAGGACCATTATACCAACATCAAGCTGCACTTCATTGGCATAGAAAACATTCATGTGATGAGGAACAGCCAACAGAAAATTATCGACG TGGGTGAAATGCGATCTCCATCAATGACTGACTTCCTTTGGGGTCTGGAAAACTCTGGTTGGCTGAAACACATTAAAGCTATCATAGATGCTGGAGTCTTCATTGCCAGG GCAGTGGCTGATGAAGGAGTCAGTGTGTTGGTCCACTGTTCGGATGGTTGGGATCGGACAGCTCAAGCCTGTTCGGTAGCCAGCGTACTGTTGGACCCATTTTATCGAACTATCAAAGGAATGATG GTGCTGATAGAAAGAGACTGGGTTTCATTTGGTCACAAGTTTTCTCACAG GTATGCCCACTTGGATGGCGATCCTAAAGAAGTGTCCCCGGTTATTGATCAGTTCTTGGAATGTGTGTGGCAGCTGTCTGAACAGTTTCCATGTGCCTTTGAGTTCAACGAGTGCTTCCTTATTGcgatacacacacacgtctacTCCTGCCATTACGGGACATTCCTGGGCAACTGTCAAAAGGAACGCAAGGATATGAG GCTTCATGAACGGAGTCATTCGGTGTGGCCCCAGCTATGGAAGGACAGAGCAGACTTTACCAATCCACTGTACAAGGCTGAACTGAGTCAATGTCAGGGTGTCCTGAGACCTAACACCACCCCCTACTGTTTTAA AATGTGGAAGGGACTTTACAACCATACGGAGCGGTCATCGCCTCCTTGCCAATCACCTGCAGACTTCCTGTCTGCTATGAGGGAGGAGTCCCTGCAGCTGGAAGAGGAATTGACCAATCACCAGGAG AGGATATCTGTGCTAACAGAGAAGCCAATAACCTTGGAGAAAGTAGTGGTTAAAAGGAGGACTCGGCACATTCAACAGAGACACTGTGGGCCGGACCCACCCACCACATACGCAATCCCAATCACCAGCCCCGCACAGGACCACAAGACCTTTGGACCAGCCGATCAAAACACCAAGGTGAAACCCCCCACTCTCATCCTGCCCCTAGGCCAGTCCGTCCTGGTCAAACATCTCAACGCGGACGACATCTCCAGCGACCTGGAATCAGGTGTGGCCGACCTCAGCAGTCGGTCTTCCAGTGGTGGGGAGGAGGGCAAGGACCCTGAGACGGACAAGGTAGCCTTCACTACAGCCTGA